The following coding sequences are from one Oryzisolibacter sp. LB2S window:
- a CDS encoding dienelactone hydrolase family protein, translating into MDDDLNPDLQRDLHALLPGRGVASRRRALGLVLGAGYAAAAAPVLAQQAIATPAAGLTAGEVSFAVNGAQVHAYRAAPQGKTGLPVVLVVSEIFGVHEYIADVCRRLAREGYLAVAPDLFARQGDPASYTEVARLMSELIAKVPDAQVMADLDGAVQWAGAHGGDLQKVAVTGFCWGGRITWLYAEHGPVRAGVAWYGRLVGQTGVLHPRQPVDVAPTLKAPVLGLYGAQDGGIPLDTIDKMRAALGAGSAAAKRSEFVIYPDAPHAFHADYRASYRKDDAQDGWRRMLAWFRQHGVA; encoded by the coding sequence ATGGACGACGACCTGAACCCAGACCTCCAACGCGATCTGCATGCCTTGCTGCCCGGGCGCGGCGTGGCCAGCCGGCGCCGGGCGCTCGGCCTGGTGCTGGGCGCGGGCTACGCGGCGGCGGCCGCGCCCGTGTTGGCGCAGCAGGCGATTGCCACGCCGGCCGCGGGGCTCACGGCCGGAGAGGTGAGCTTTGCCGTCAATGGCGCCCAGGTGCACGCCTACCGCGCCGCGCCGCAGGGAAAGACGGGCCTGCCCGTGGTGCTGGTGGTCTCGGAAATTTTTGGCGTGCATGAGTACATCGCCGACGTCTGCCGGCGCCTGGCACGCGAGGGCTATCTGGCGGTCGCGCCCGACCTGTTTGCGCGCCAGGGCGACCCGGCCAGCTATACCGAGGTGGCCCGGCTCATGAGCGAGCTCATCGCCAAGGTGCCCGACGCCCAGGTCATGGCCGACCTGGACGGCGCCGTCCAATGGGCCGGCGCCCATGGCGGCGACCTGCAGAAGGTGGCCGTCACCGGCTTTTGCTGGGGCGGGCGCATCACCTGGCTGTATGCGGAGCACGGCCCGGTGCGGGCCGGCGTGGCCTGGTACGGGCGCCTCGTGGGCCAGACCGGCGTGCTGCACCCCAGGCAGCCCGTGGACGTGGCGCCCACCCTCAAGGCGCCGGTGCTCGGCCTGTACGGCGCGCAGGACGGCGGCATACCGCTTGACACGATTGATAAGATGAGGGCAGCACTCGGTGCGGGCTCCGCGGCGGCCAAACGCTCGGAGTTCGTGATCTACCCCGACGCTCCCCACGCCTTTCACGCCGACTACCGCGCCAGCTACCGCAAGGACGACGCGCAGGACGGCTGGCGCCGCATGCTGGCCTGGTTCAGGCAACATGGCGTGGCGTGA
- a CDS encoding AzlD domain-containing protein: MSLWSAIVLAGLAAFAIKLAGYAVPARWLHSPRMLRVAGALTVALLASLTVMNTLASGAALALDARLAALAVAALALALRAPFLLVVVLGAAAAALLRWAGA; encoded by the coding sequence ATGAGCCTGTGGAGCGCCATCGTGCTTGCCGGGCTGGCGGCCTTTGCCATCAAGCTCGCGGGCTACGCCGTGCCCGCGCGCTGGCTGCACAGCCCGCGCATGCTGCGCGTGGCGGGGGCGCTCACGGTGGCGCTGCTGGCCTCGCTCACGGTGATGAACACCCTGGCCAGCGGCGCGGCGCTGGCGCTGGATGCGCGCCTTGCCGCCCTGGCCGTGGCGGCGCTGGCGCTGGCGCTGCGCGCGCCGTTTCTGCTCGTCGTGGTGCTGGGCGCGGCGGCCGCGGCGCTGCTGCGCTGGGCCGGGGCCTGA
- a CDS encoding AzlC family ABC transporter permease — translation MTPAVRMGLSIALATGLYGISFGALAVAAGLTVAQAMGLSLLMFTGGSQFAFIGVIAGGGSGAAAVGAATLLGVRNAVYGMQLQRLLAPRGWRRAVMAQLTIDESAATALAQESRDEQRLGFWTAGIGVFVLWNAFTLLGALLGDALGDPRRFGLDGAAVAAFLGLLWPRLRGREPVALALVCGLVTALAIPLVPPGLPILLAAAVGAAWGWLRPAPGSAREAA, via the coding sequence ATGACCCCGGCCGTGCGCATGGGGCTGTCCATCGCCCTGGCCACGGGGCTCTACGGCATCTCGTTCGGCGCGCTGGCCGTGGCCGCGGGGCTCACGGTGGCGCAGGCCATGGGCTTGAGCCTGCTGATGTTCACGGGCGGTTCGCAGTTCGCCTTCATAGGCGTCATCGCGGGCGGCGGCAGCGGCGCGGCGGCCGTGGGCGCGGCCACGCTGCTGGGGGTGCGCAACGCGGTGTACGGCATGCAGCTGCAGCGGCTGCTCGCCCCACGCGGCTGGCGGCGCGCCGTGATGGCGCAGCTGACCATTGACGAATCGGCCGCCACGGCGCTCGCGCAGGAATCGCGCGACGAGCAGCGGCTGGGCTTCTGGACGGCAGGCATCGGCGTCTTCGTGCTTTGGAACGCGTTCACGCTGCTCGGCGCGCTGCTCGGCGACGCGCTGGGCGACCCGCGCCGCTTCGGGCTCGACGGCGCGGCCGTGGCCGCGTTTCTGGGCCTGCTCTGGCCGCGCCTGCGCGGGCGCGAGCCCGTGGCGCTGGCCCTGGTCTGCGGCCTGGTCACGGCGCTGGCCATACCGCTGGTGCCTCCGGGCCTGCCCATTCTGCTGGCCGCGGCCGTGGGCGCGGCCTGGGGGTGGCTGCGGCCCGCACCAGGCTCCGCGCGGGAGGCCGCATGA
- a CDS encoding histidine kinase, with translation MQETQILSTHPAPLPEPAPRGARAGRALVFDACQVGVVLRAVLFVEAVLGVGAMFGAGGAGEWLARLALYTGGALPATLAWLVTACSLKKALQRLGEPLQYVAGVLLGMLAGLYACAMLVLAGAAEGGPPWLACAASGALLAALLVTALRLRARARAPAATTARLAELQARIRPHFLFNTLNSAIALVRSEPARAEALLEDLADLFRHALVEQGESATLDDEITLARRYLDIEQVRFGERLRVQWQIDPRAGAARLPPLLLQPLVENAVKHGVEPTPGLAKLRIAAERRGSRVVLSIANTLPPETTAPATRGHGIALANVRERLRLLHDVDCDFSAGVEQGLYRVRIAIPVS, from the coding sequence ATGCAGGAAACGCAAATTTTATCGACCCACCCCGCCCCCTTGCCCGAGCCCGCGCCGCGCGGCGCGCGGGCGGGCCGCGCGCTGGTGTTCGACGCCTGCCAGGTCGGCGTGGTGCTGCGCGCCGTGCTGTTCGTGGAGGCCGTCCTGGGCGTGGGCGCGATGTTCGGCGCGGGCGGCGCCGGCGAATGGCTGGCGCGGCTGGCCCTGTACACGGGCGGCGCGCTGCCGGCGACGCTGGCCTGGCTGGTCACGGCCTGCAGCCTCAAGAAGGCGCTGCAGCGCCTGGGCGAGCCGCTGCAGTACGTGGCCGGCGTGCTCTTGGGCATGCTGGCGGGCCTGTACGCCTGCGCCATGCTGGTGCTGGCCGGCGCCGCCGAGGGCGGCCCGCCCTGGCTGGCCTGCGCGGCCAGCGGCGCGCTCTTGGCCGCGCTGCTGGTCACGGCGCTGCGGCTGCGCGCCCGCGCACGCGCGCCGGCCGCCACCACGGCGCGCCTCGCCGAGCTGCAGGCGCGCATACGGCCGCACTTTCTGTTCAACACGCTCAACAGCGCCATCGCCCTGGTGCGCAGCGAGCCGGCGCGTGCCGAAGCGCTGCTCGAAGACCTTGCCGACCTGTTTCGCCACGCGCTCGTCGAGCAGGGCGAATCGGCCACGCTGGACGACGAAATCACGCTCGCACGCCGCTATCTGGACATAGAGCAGGTGCGCTTTGGCGAGCGCCTGCGCGTGCAGTGGCAGATAGACCCGCGCGCGGGCGCGGCGCGGCTGCCGCCGCTCCTGCTGCAGCCGCTGGTGGAGAACGCCGTCAAGCATGGCGTGGAGCCCACGCCCGGGCTGGCCAAACTGCGCATCGCCGCCGAGCGGCGCGGCAGCCGCGTGGTGCTCAGCATCGCCAACACCCTGCCGCCCGAGACCACCGCCCCCGCCACGCGCGGCCACGGCATCGCCCTGGCCAATGTGCGCGAGCGCCTGCGCCTGCTGCACGACGTGGACTGCGACTTCAGCGCCGGCGTGGAGCAGGGCCTGTACCGGGTGCGCATCGCCATACCTGTTTCATGA
- a CDS encoding ZIP family metal transporter — protein sequence MTLVAIILATLAAGIGSVWIAAALLRVGLGGRGRVGPQHLLSLAAGALLATAFTLILPEAFEGPVDAHDLFVTLLLGLVFFFLLDKAELWHHGHEHGAGERHIHGHGGHDHDHHHHHHGHGGWSLLTGDSVHCFGDGVLIASAFVADMRLGLVAALSVLAHEVPHHIGDLVVLRHSHQHRNAALLKVSLAGAVTALGGLVGYYVVGLWDGALPYFLAVAASSFIYVALADLIPQLQKRLTAAQTLVQIAWLTGGIVMVTVVGALAHHGHGH from the coding sequence ATGACATTGGTAGCAATCATCCTGGCCACCCTGGCCGCAGGCATTGGCAGTGTATGGATCGCGGCGGCGCTCTTGCGCGTCGGTCTGGGCGGGCGTGGGCGCGTGGGGCCGCAGCATCTGCTGAGCCTGGCGGCCGGCGCGCTGCTGGCCACGGCGTTCACGCTCATCCTGCCCGAGGCCTTCGAGGGGCCGGTCGATGCGCATGACCTGTTCGTCACGCTGCTGCTGGGGCTGGTGTTCTTCTTCTTGCTGGACAAGGCCGAGCTCTGGCACCACGGCCACGAGCACGGCGCGGGCGAGCGGCATATCCACGGCCATGGGGGGCACGACCATGACCACCATCATCATCACCATGGCCATGGCGGCTGGTCGCTGCTCACGGGCGACAGCGTGCACTGCTTTGGCGACGGGGTGCTGATCGCCTCGGCCTTCGTGGCCGACATGCGCCTGGGCCTGGTGGCCGCGCTGTCGGTGCTGGCGCACGAGGTGCCGCACCACATCGGCGACCTGGTGGTGCTGCGCCACAGCCACCAGCACCGCAACGCGGCCCTGCTCAAGGTGTCGCTGGCCGGCGCCGTGACGGCACTGGGCGGCCTCGTGGGCTACTACGTCGTCGGGCTGTGGGACGGGGCGCTGCCCTACTTTCTGGCGGTTGCCGCCAGCAGCTTCATCTACGTGGCCCTGGCCGACCTGATCCCCCAGCTGCAAAAGCGCCTGACGGCCGCGCAGACCCTGGTGCAGATCGCCTGGCTCACGGGCGGCATCGTGATGGTGACCGTGGTGGGCGCGCTGGCGCACCACGGGCACGGGCATTGA
- a CDS encoding LytTR family DNA-binding domain-containing protein: protein MDILIVDDEQLARSRLRTLLGDCDARHRVSEAAHAGEALAQLAISGGRAVDLVLLDIHMPGQDGLSLAQQIRALPCPPAIVFVTAHADHALSAFELDAVDYLTKPVRLQRLQQALAKVQRAGGQAQAIPAAAPAAEGEAMLIQDRGRTERVPLAEVLYLKAEQKYVTVRTATRHYVVDDALSDLEARHAAQFLRVHRSTLVARHALRALERHYDASEGEGWAVRLQGLAEPLPVSRRQVATVREALAGL from the coding sequence ATGGATATCCTGATCGTTGACGACGAGCAACTCGCGCGCAGCCGGCTGCGCACGCTGCTGGGCGACTGCGACGCGCGCCACCGCGTGAGCGAGGCCGCGCATGCCGGCGAGGCGCTTGCGCAGCTCGCCATCAGCGGCGGCCGCGCCGTGGACCTGGTGCTGCTCGACATCCACATGCCGGGCCAGGACGGCCTGTCTCTCGCGCAGCAGATCCGCGCCCTGCCCTGCCCACCGGCCATCGTCTTCGTGACCGCGCATGCCGACCATGCGCTCTCGGCCTTCGAGCTCGACGCCGTGGACTACCTGACCAAGCCCGTGCGCCTGCAGCGCCTGCAGCAGGCCCTTGCCAAGGTGCAGCGCGCCGGCGGCCAGGCGCAGGCCATACCGGCGGCAGCGCCCGCCGCGGAAGGCGAGGCGATGCTGATCCAGGACAGGGGCCGCACCGAGCGCGTGCCGCTGGCCGAGGTGCTGTACCTCAAGGCCGAGCAGAAATACGTGACCGTGCGCACCGCCACGCGCCACTATGTGGTGGACGATGCGCTGTCGGATCTGGAGGCGCGCCATGCGGCGCAGTTTCTGCGCGTGCACCGCAGCACGCTGGTGGCGCGCCACGCCCTGCGCGCGCTCGAGCGCCACTACGACGCCAGCGAGGGCGAGGGCTGGGCCGTGCGCCTGCAGGGGCTTGCCGAGCCGCTGCCGGTCTCGCGCCGCCAGGTGGCCACGGTGCGCGAGGCGCTGGCCGGTCTATAG
- a CDS encoding xanthine dehydrogenase family protein molybdopterin-binding subunit, whose translation MSNAPELDTTRFGSGQAVQRLEDAQLLRGEGRFADNFAPEGLAHLGFVRSPHAHARITGIDKAAAQALPGVLAIYTGAELVAAGVQPLPGPGMKRADGTPGASPARRALAHERVRFVGEPVAAVVAETLQQARDAAEAVWVDYEELPAVVDVRGALAAHAPQLTPTAPDNIAAEMRHGDAAATAAAFARADHVVRLHITNQRVAAVTLEPRTLLAWVAPEDGRLTLRMSTQMPSGVKKLVCACLGLADAQVRVVVGDVGGGFGMKTAAYPEDVAAAWAAWQLKRPVKWAAERGEEFLSSAHGRDVQSQAEMALDAQGRILALRLHSQANVGAYATPTGVAIQLLIGPWVQTSVYDIAPIDFCFQAVLTHTAPTGAYRGAGRPEAIFLMERLIDEAARQTGMDRVELRRRNFIAPAQMPYTNAMGQTYDSGRFEHVMDQGLRLADWDGFEARAAASRARGLWRGLGLATFLEWTGGNAFEERVTMSIGADGVVEVFSAVNAMGQGIATSLAQLVVDAFGIPLTQVRVVLGDTDRGDGFGSAGSRSLFTGGSAVRIGAERTIEHGRALAAEALEAAVHDVQYQAGRYRVAGTDMQLTLAELAARQPDARIFMDSTSAVAGPSWPNGCHVCEVELDPATGAVQVVAYASVNDVGRVVNPLIVRGQLDGGVVQGLGQALCEAVAYDAGSGQLVSGSLMDYALPHADLAPPMVHEMDESTPCLNNPLGVKGVGELGTIGAAPCVVNAVADALARAGRADLAPKLQMPLSPGRLWQLLQQQP comes from the coding sequence TTGAGCAACGCCCCCGAACTCGACACCACCCGCTTTGGCAGCGGCCAGGCCGTGCAGCGCCTCGAAGACGCGCAGCTGCTGCGCGGCGAGGGCCGCTTTGCCGACAACTTTGCGCCCGAAGGCCTGGCCCACCTGGGGTTCGTGCGCTCGCCCCACGCCCATGCGCGCATCACCGGCATCGACAAGGCCGCCGCCCAGGCCCTGCCCGGCGTGCTGGCCATATACACGGGCGCCGAGCTGGTGGCCGCGGGCGTGCAGCCCCTGCCCGGCCCGGGCATGAAGCGCGCCGACGGCACCCCCGGCGCCAGCCCCGCGCGCCGCGCCCTCGCGCACGAGCGGGTGCGCTTCGTGGGCGAACCCGTGGCCGCCGTGGTGGCCGAGACCCTGCAGCAGGCCCGGGACGCGGCCGAGGCCGTGTGGGTGGATTACGAGGAACTACCCGCCGTGGTCGACGTGCGGGGCGCGCTCGCCGCGCACGCGCCGCAGCTCACGCCGACCGCGCCCGACAACATCGCCGCCGAGATGCGCCATGGCGACGCGGCCGCCACCGCCGCGGCCTTTGCCCGGGCCGACCATGTGGTTCGCCTTCACATCACCAACCAGCGCGTGGCCGCCGTGACGCTGGAGCCGCGCACGCTGCTGGCCTGGGTGGCGCCCGAGGATGGGCGGCTGACGCTGCGCATGAGCACGCAGATGCCCAGCGGCGTGAAGAAGCTGGTCTGCGCCTGCCTGGGGCTGGCCGATGCCCAGGTGCGCGTGGTGGTGGGCGACGTGGGCGGCGGCTTTGGCATGAAGACCGCCGCCTACCCCGAGGATGTCGCCGCCGCCTGGGCCGCGTGGCAATTGAAGCGCCCCGTCAAATGGGCGGCCGAGCGCGGCGAGGAATTTCTCTCCTCCGCCCATGGGCGGGACGTGCAGAGCCAGGCCGAGATGGCGCTCGACGCCCAGGGCCGCATCCTCGCGCTGCGCCTGCACTCGCAGGCCAACGTGGGCGCCTACGCCACGCCCACGGGCGTGGCGATCCAGCTCTTGATCGGCCCCTGGGTGCAGACCAGCGTGTACGACATCGCGCCCATCGACTTTTGCTTCCAGGCCGTGCTCACACACACCGCGCCCACGGGCGCCTACCGCGGCGCGGGCCGGCCCGAGGCCATCTTCCTCATGGAGCGGCTGATCGACGAGGCCGCGCGCCAGACCGGCATGGACCGCGTCGAGCTGCGCCGGCGCAACTTCATCGCCCCCGCGCAAATGCCCTACACCAACGCCATGGGCCAGACCTATGACAGCGGGCGCTTCGAGCATGTCATGGATCAGGGCCTGCGGCTGGCCGACTGGGACGGGTTCGAGGCGCGTGCCGCGGCCTCGCGTGCGCGCGGGCTGTGGCGCGGCCTGGGGCTTGCGACCTTTCTCGAATGGACGGGCGGCAATGCCTTCGAGGAGCGCGTCACCATGAGCATCGGCGCCGACGGCGTGGTCGAGGTGTTCTCGGCCGTCAACGCCATGGGCCAGGGCATAGCCACCTCGCTCGCCCAGCTGGTGGTGGACGCCTTCGGCATCCCGCTCACCCAGGTGCGCGTGGTACTGGGCGACACCGACCGCGGCGACGGCTTTGGCAGCGCGGGCTCGCGCTCGCTGTTCACGGGCGGATCGGCCGTGCGCATAGGGGCCGAGCGCACCATAGAGCATGGCCGCGCGCTCGCCGCAGAGGCGCTGGAGGCCGCGGTGCACGACGTGCAATACCAGGCCGGGCGCTACCGGGTCGCGGGCACGGACATGCAGCTCACGCTGGCCGAACTCGCCGCGCGCCAACCCGATGCACGCATCTTCATGGACAGCACCAGCGCCGTCGCCGGCCCCTCCTGGCCCAACGGCTGCCATGTGTGCGAGGTGGAGCTCGACCCCGCCACCGGCGCCGTACAGGTCGTGGCCTATGCCAGCGTCAACGACGTGGGCCGCGTGGTGAATCCGCTCATCGTGCGCGGCCAGCTCGACGGCGGCGTGGTCCAGGGCCTGGGCCAGGCGCTGTGCGAGGCCGTGGCTTACGACGCAGGCAGCGGCCAGCTGGTGAGCGGCAGCCTCATGGACTACGCGCTGCCGCATGCCGACCTGGCACCGCCCATGGTCCACGAGATGGACGAGTCCACACCCTGCCTGAACAACCCGCTGGGCGTCAAGGGCGTGGGCGAGCTCGGCACCATCGGCGCCGCGCCCTGCGTGGTCAACGCCGTGGCCGATGCGCTGGCGCGCGCCGGCCGCGCGGATCTGGCGCCCAAGCTGCAGATGCCGCTCTCGCCCGGGAGGCTGTGGCAGCTGCTGCAACAGCAGCCCTGA
- the polA gene encoding DNA polymerase I: MSDIKTLVLVDGSSYLYRAFHAMPDLRAVPGDPTSAATGAIRGMINMLQALKKEQPADYAVCVFDAPGPTFRDAIYPDYKANRSPMPDDLRAQIAPIHEVVRLLGWPVLAIEGVEADDVIGTLARTAADQGVRVVISSGDKDLSQLVDEHITIIDTMNGKRRDVAGVTAEFGVPPALMIDFQTLVGDAVDNVPGVPKVGPKTAAKWLMEYGSLDALVASAGAIKGVAGENLRGALAWLPTARSLVTIKTDCDLGAHVAGLPALDSIAVGEEQTGALADFYQKYGFKSLARALQSEAQATSGDLFAQPDASIVATAAQQRDVAYDTILTWEQLDAWLARLQAAPLAAVDTETTSLDELRAEIVGISFSVEPGSAAYIPLAHCGPDAPAQLPLDQVLARLKPWLEDPACQKLGQHIKYDRHVFANHGITVRGYAHDTMLQSYVLEVHKPHGLASLAERHTGRTGISYEDLCGKGAKQIPFAQVAVDKAAAYSCEDSDQTLDVHRVLWPQLAADARLRAIYELEIACSETLFRIERNGVLIDAQQLASQSHALGQRILQLEQEAYDIAGQPFNLGSPKQLGEIFFDKLGMPVIKKTATGARSTDEEVLEKLAEDYPLPAKLLEHRSLSKLKGTYTDKLSQLADPRTGRVHTHYAQAVAVTGRLSSNDPNLQNIPIRTPEGRRVREAFVAPPGRVIASCDYSQIELRIMAHISGDAALLRAFHEGLDVHRATAAEVFGVAVDQVTSEQRRYAKTINFGLIYGMSSFGLARSLGIDNQAAKNYIDRYFQRYPGVWQYMQDTKAQAKAQGYVETVFGRRLYLPEINSPNGPRRAGAERAAINAPMQGTAADLIKKAMVAVQAALDATRPEVLMIMQVHDELVFELPEGDVDWLRAEVPALMAGVAELRVPLLAEVGVGPNWDKAH, translated from the coding sequence ATGAGCGACATCAAAACCCTGGTGCTGGTCGATGGGTCCAGCTACCTCTACCGCGCCTTCCATGCCATGCCCGACCTGCGCGCCGTGCCGGGCGACCCCACGAGCGCGGCCACGGGCGCCATACGCGGCATGATCAACATGCTGCAGGCGCTCAAGAAAGAGCAGCCGGCCGACTATGCGGTCTGCGTCTTCGACGCGCCGGGCCCGACCTTTCGCGACGCCATCTACCCCGACTACAAGGCCAACCGCTCGCCCATGCCCGACGATCTGCGCGCGCAGATCGCGCCCATCCACGAGGTGGTGCGCCTCTTGGGCTGGCCGGTGCTGGCCATCGAGGGCGTGGAGGCCGACGACGTCATCGGCACGCTGGCGCGCACCGCGGCCGACCAGGGCGTGCGCGTGGTGATCTCCAGCGGCGACAAGGACCTGAGCCAGCTCGTCGACGAGCACATCACCATCATCGACACCATGAACGGCAAGCGTCGCGACGTGGCCGGCGTGACGGCAGAGTTCGGCGTGCCGCCGGCGCTGATGATCGACTTCCAGACCCTGGTGGGCGACGCCGTGGACAACGTGCCGGGTGTTCCGAAGGTGGGCCCCAAGACGGCCGCCAAGTGGCTCATGGAATACGGCTCGCTCGACGCGCTGGTGGCCAGCGCCGGCGCCATCAAGGGCGTGGCGGGCGAGAACCTGCGCGGCGCCCTGGCCTGGCTGCCCACGGCGCGCAGCCTGGTCACCATCAAGACCGACTGCGATCTGGGTGCGCATGTGGCGGGGCTTCCTGCTCTTGATTCAATAGCTGTTGGCGAAGAACAGACGGGCGCTTTGGCCGATTTTTATCAAAAGTACGGCTTCAAGAGCCTGGCGCGTGCGCTGCAGAGCGAGGCCCAGGCCACGAGCGGCGACCTGTTCGCCCAGCCCGACGCGAGCATCGTCGCCACCGCCGCCCAGCAGCGCGACGTGGCCTACGACACCATCCTCACCTGGGAGCAGCTCGACGCCTGGCTCGCGCGCCTGCAGGCCGCGCCGCTGGCCGCCGTGGACACAGAGACCACGTCGCTCGACGAGCTGCGCGCCGAGATCGTGGGCATCTCCTTCAGCGTCGAGCCCGGCTCGGCCGCCTACATCCCGCTCGCGCACTGCGGGCCGGACGCGCCGGCGCAGCTGCCGCTCGATCAGGTGCTGGCGCGCCTCAAGCCCTGGCTCGAAGACCCCGCGTGCCAGAAGCTCGGTCAGCACATCAAGTACGACCGCCATGTGTTCGCCAACCACGGCATCACGGTGCGCGGCTACGCGCACGACACCATGCTGCAAAGCTATGTGCTGGAGGTGCACAAGCCCCACGGCCTGGCGAGCCTGGCCGAGCGCCACACGGGCCGCACCGGCATCAGCTACGAGGATCTGTGCGGCAAGGGCGCCAAGCAGATCCCGTTCGCCCAGGTGGCCGTGGACAAGGCCGCGGCCTATTCCTGCGAGGACTCGGACCAGACCCTCGACGTGCACCGCGTGCTCTGGCCGCAGCTCGCGGCCGACGCGCGGCTGCGCGCCATCTACGAGCTGGAGATCGCCTGCAGCGAGACGCTGTTTCGCATCGAGCGCAACGGCGTGCTCATCGACGCGCAGCAGCTCGCGAGCCAGAGCCACGCGCTGGGCCAGCGCATCCTGCAGCTCGAGCAGGAGGCCTACGACATCGCGGGCCAGCCCTTCAACCTCGGCAGCCCGAAGCAGCTCGGCGAGATCTTCTTCGACAAGCTCGGCATGCCCGTCATCAAGAAGACCGCCACCGGCGCGCGCAGCACCGACGAGGAGGTGCTGGAAAAACTCGCCGAGGACTACCCGCTGCCCGCCAAGCTGCTCGAGCACCGCAGCCTGTCCAAGCTCAAGGGCACCTATACCGACAAGCTCAGCCAGCTGGCCGACCCGCGCACCGGCCGCGTGCACACGCATTACGCCCAGGCCGTGGCCGTGACGGGCCGGCTGTCGAGCAACGACCCCAACCTGCAGAACATCCCCATACGCACGCCCGAGGGCCGGCGCGTGCGCGAGGCCTTCGTCGCCCCGCCGGGCCGCGTGATCGCGAGCTGCGACTACAGCCAGATCGAGCTGCGCATCATGGCCCACATCAGCGGCGACGCGGCACTCCTGCGTGCCTTCCACGAGGGCCTGGACGTGCACCGCGCCACCGCCGCCGAGGTCTTCGGCGTGGCCGTGGATCAGGTCACGAGCGAGCAGCGGCGCTACGCCAAGACCATCAACTTCGGCCTGATCTACGGCATGAGCAGCTTTGGCCTGGCCAGGAGTCTGGGCATAGACAACCAGGCGGCCAAGAACTACATCGACCGCTACTTCCAGCGCTACCCCGGCGTCTGGCAGTACATGCAGGACACCAAGGCTCAGGCCAAGGCGCAGGGCTATGTCGAGACCGTGTTCGGCCGGCGCCTGTACCTGCCCGAGATCAACTCGCCCAACGGCCCACGCCGCGCGGGGGCCGAGCGCGCCGCCATCAACGCGCCCATGCAGGGCACGGCCGCGGACCTCATCAAGAAGGCCATGGTCGCCGTGCAGGCCGCGCTGGATGCGACCAGGCCCGAGGTGCTGATGATCATGCAGGTGCATGACGAACTGGTGTTCGAGCTGCCCGAGGGCGACGTGGACTGGCTGCGCGCCGAGGTGCCGGCGCTGATGGCCGGCGTCGCCGAGCTCAGGGTGCCGCTCCTGGCCGAGGTCGGCGTGGGGCCGAACTGGGACAAGGCGCATTGA